One Salvelinus fontinalis isolate EN_2023a chromosome 11, ASM2944872v1, whole genome shotgun sequence DNA window includes the following coding sequences:
- the LOC129865538 gene encoding zinc finger protein 219-like isoform X2 — MDSPPECVLALSCELPQSPPTLPSLDHSPQASPHSTSHLSPSHSPLDLPLAHSPSALSHTPEPLSTTPYFPLSSFPLNHHDEEEEEDEEELSAPPSPTPAVALFPGGLPEVCSPSPESSPPVTPTSSAPLTGFGALELALSSGQQGATCSDELDLQLFHKDGGSLLGSLPGRKGVSRGAAGLKFPCLVCGKRFRFQSILSLHARAHSLDRDRRASALYRNTGTMTGSIIGTGSTAHLKAHQNHNDVGQNHHSHRQSPLLSVSLTQGLRGEDGDGDALEEALQMDHQTLQPFLMDESTLLSPPLTEEVPLSLTSPYSSSCGLGGTGPAIFEEAALATAAAPTFRCHACKGKFRTASELSRHVRILHNPYKCTLCSFSASQEERLAAHLHDSHPSLSLSPPVELPALPPYTPRHPPIVTTTTTIIPTPIPDTLVPTPTLAPGAPPLPAFRCETCGQRFTQSWFLKGHMRKHKDSLDHKCQVCGRGFKEPWFLKNHMKVHLNKLGLKAGLGGLLAPMAGAEQRGLKGSVTSQGLNALYSSLLLARGGGGRGGRARAERDGAGVSSKSAILGYLGLPSDGGGGASCMERLQAVAQVAEMGNGSGGGGGGGNGGGGETAADGGDQIAMWQLVARSLVAAQQAQQAQQAQRQTQRTQQLHRAPSRSSVVGEAEQVRAYLGGLDPREEPPSSGAPWECPDCGKLFRSLQQVVAHARVHIQRPHKNHGHPPRHAGGGEEDGGASRSGGGRGGGGRGGSSEGRQESKLQSGPQHQSAAGGGFHSVMSQFQGENGLSGSSSGSSVTSRERVRGTGVKDCPYCGKAFRSSHHLKVHLRVHTGERPYKCPHCDYAGTQSGSLKYHLQRHHREQRNAMGASSSTASSPGLTSASLGGGGGAPRGEGREGMAKQRRPQSFTHGSAARTPAETASSRHNQHQPWILGLPEQRDRDHGKAMGGLREADLESQYRYLSGVMGALYQGGMEGGWTGESPTPTPPPPKAPKVSRRKPLTTSRMVPANGRERMGGGSARGTQEGGLLSQPLDLSRRPSPGLGGLEEDGVPGGGGGGGGGSGVTLNQCLFCPFRTCSAELMAMHLQVNHTSKSRRKRGAHNPSSLGEHGPQRPPQPRADPDPLALWRYLSESEERAPLEEWASSRVERERGMENGLTPEEVDLEGSYNLHHPLQASNQASTTPRNTRSGLAGLGQEGKVEEDGEEEEEEEEGEEEYLERESSSPGDSPIEHGMRMSLSMSPALGSDRLTREEEAVMGD, encoded by the exons atGGATTCTCCTCCTGAATGTGTGTTGGCTCTTTCGTGTGAGCTGCCCCAGTCACCCCCTACACTACCATCGCTGGACCACAGTCCCCAGGCCTCTCCTCACTctacctcccacctctccccttcACACAGCCCCTTGGACCTGCCCCTAGCCCATAGCCCCTCAGCCCTGTCCCATACACCAGAACCCCTGTCGACCACCCCCTacttccccctttcctccttcCCCCTCAACCACcacgatgaggaagaggaggaggatgaagaggagctGTCAGCCCCTCCGTCCCCCACCCCGGCCGTGGCTCTTTTCCCGGGGGGTCTTCCGGAGGTGTGTAGCCCCTCTCCGGAGAGCTCTCCTCCGGTCACTCCGACATCATCGGCCCCTCTCACCGGGTTCGGGGCCCTGGAGCTGGCACTGTCCTCCGGGCAGCAGGGTGCCACCTGTAGTGATGAGCTAGACCTCCAGCTCTTCCATAAGGACGGGGGGAGTCTGTTAGGGTCTCTGCCCGGGAGGAAGGGTGTTTCTAGGGGAGCGGCCGGACTCAAGTTCCCCTGTCTGGTTTGTGGGAAGAGATTCCGCTTCCAGAGTATCTTGTCGCTCCACGCCCGCGCTCACAGTCTGGACCGGGACCGCCGCGCCTCAGCTCTGTACCGCAACACCGGCACCATGACCGGGAGCATCATTGGGACGGGGTCCACGGCGCATCTCAAAGCCCACCAGAACCACAACGACGTGGGGCAGAACCACCACAGCCACCGCCAGAGTCCCCTGCTGTCTGTATCTCTAACCCAGGGACTGAGAGGggaggatggggatggggatgctCTAGAGGAGGCTCTGCAGATGGATCACCAGACCCTCCAGCCGTTCCTAATGGATGAGAGCACACTGCTGAGCCCTCCGCTGACCGAGGAGGTgcccctctccctcacctcccccTACTCCTCTTCCTGCGGCCTGGGTGGCACGGGTCCTGCCATCTTCGAAGAAGCCGCCCTGGCCACAGCGGCAGCACCCACATTCCGCTGCCACGCCTGCAAGGGCAAATTCCGCACAGCTTCGGAGCTGTCTCGTCACGTCCGCATCCTCCACAACCCGTACAAGTGCACCCTGTGCTCCTTCTCCGCCAGCCAGGAAGAACGCCTGGCCGCACACCTCCACGACAGCCacccctccctgtccctctcccccccGGTGGAACTCCCCGCCCTGCCCCCCTACACCCCCAGACACCCCCCCATcgtaaccaccaccactaccatcatccccACCCCCATCCCAGACACTCTCGTTCCCACCCCCACCCTGGCCCCAGGGGCTCCGCCTCTGCCGGCCTTCCGCTGTGAGACGTGCGGCCAGCGCTTCACCCAGTCCTGGTTCCTGAAGGGCCACATGAGGAAGCACAAGGATTCTCTGGACCACAAATGTCAGGTGTGCGGCCGTGGCTTCAAGGAGCCTTGGTTCCTCAAGAACCACATGAAg GTGCACCTCAACAAGCTGGGCCTGAAGGCGGGGCTGGGGGGGCTGCTGGCTCCTATGGCCGGGGCTGAACAAAGAGGCCTCAAAGGCTCGGTCACCAGTCAGGGCCTTAACGCTCTCTACTCCAGCCTCTTGCTGGCTCGTggtggagggggaagagggggacgAGCAAGGGCTGAGCGGGACGGTGCCGGAGTCTCTAGTAAATCGGCCATCTTGGGCTACCTGGGGTTGCCCAGCGATGGTGGTGGCGGCGCCAGCTGCATGGAGCGGCTgcaggccgtggctcaggtggcgGAGATGGGGAATGGGagcggaggaggagggggaggaggaaacggaggaggaggagagacagcggCAGATGGAGGGGACCAGATAGCCATGTGGCAGCTGGTAGCTCGTAGCCTAGTAGCAGCTCAACAGGCCCAGCAAGCCCAGCAGGCTCAGAGGCAGACACAGAGGACCCAGCAACTGCACCGAGCCCCATCCAGGAGCTCCGTGGTGGGAGAGGCTGAGCAGGTCAGGGCCTACCTTGGAGGTCTGGATCCCCGAGAGGAGCCTCCGTCCTCCGGAGCCCCATGGGAGTGCCCCGACTGTGGGAAGCTGTTCCGGAGCCTGCAGCAGGTGGTGGCGCACGCCCGTGTCCACATCCAGCGGCCCCATAAGAACCACGGTCACCCCCCGCGCCACgccggaggaggagaggaggatggaggggcgAGCCGGAGTGGGGGGGGACGAGGAGGTGGtgggagaggaggtagtagcgagGGAAGACAGGAGTCCAAACTTCAAAGTGGACCTCAACATCAGTCAGCAGCCGGTGGAGGGTTCCACTCAGTGATGTCACAGTTCCAAG gagagAACGGTCTATCTGGGTCATCTTCAGGTTCGTCCGTGACTTCTAGGGAGCGTGTGCGAGGCACAGGGGTGAAAGACTGCCCCTATTGCGGTAAAGCTTTCCGCTCGTCCCATCACCTTAAAGTGCATCTGAGAGTTCACACAG GGGAGAGACCGTATAAATGTCCCCACTGTGACTACGCGGGAACACAGTCAGGCTCTCTAAAGTACCACCTCCAGAGGCATCACAGAGAACAGAGGAACGCCATGGGGGCCTCTTCATCCACCGCCTCCTCCCCCGGCCTCACTTCCGCCTCtctgggaggtggtggaggagcaccacggggggagggaagggaggggatgGCCAAACAGCGCCGGCCCCAGAGCTTCACCCATGGCTCAGCCGCCAGAACCCCGGCAGAGACCGCTTCCTCCAGGCACAACCAGCACCAGCCCTGGATCCTGGGCCTTCccgagcagagagacagggaccaTGGGAAGGCCATGGGAGGACTGAGGGAGGCAGATCTGGAGAGCCAGTACCGGTACCTATCCGGGGTGATGGGGGCGCTGTACcagggggggatggagggagggtggacaggggAGTCCCCTACCCCCACCCCGCCCCCGCCAAAGGCACCCAAAGTGTCCCGCCGCAAACCACTCACCACCAGCCGCATGGTGCCAGCTAATGGGAGGGAGCGGATGGGAGGGGGATCAGCTCGGGGCACCCAGGAGGGAGGCTTGTTGTCCCAGCCCCTGGATCTCTCCCGCCGCCCCTCCCCTGGGCTCGGAGGTCTGGAGGAGGATGGAGTAccgggaggtggtggtggaggaggaggaggatcagGGGTCACCCTTAACCAGTGCCTGTTCTGTCCCTTCCGTACCTGCTCAGCCGAGCTGATGGCCATGCACCTCCAGGTCAACCACACCAGCAAGTCCAGGCGTAAGAGGGGGGCCCACAACCCCAGCTCCCTGGGGGAACACGGGCCCCAGAGGCCACCCCAACCCCGGGCAGACCCAGACCCCCTAGCCCTGTGGAG gtacCTGAGCGAGAGTGAAGAGAGGGCCCCCCTCGAGGAATGGGCCTCAtccagggtggagagggagagagggatggagaacggCCTCACTCCAGAGGAAGTGGACCTAGAGGGCAgctacaacctccaccaccccCTGCAGGCTTCTAACCAGGCCTCCACCACACCCAGGAACACAAGGAGTGGCCTCGCTGGCCTGGGGCAGGAAGGCAAGGTGGAGGAggatggggaagaggaggaagaagaggaggaaggagaagaggagtaTTTGGAAAGGGAGAGCAGTAGTCCAGGGGATTCCCCTATAGAGCATGGGATGAGgatgtctctctccatgtcacCTGCCCTCGGCTCTGACCGTCTTACACGAGAGGAGGAAGCAGTGATGGGAGACTAA